In Macrobrachium nipponense isolate FS-2020 chromosome 30, ASM1510439v2, whole genome shotgun sequence, a genomic segment contains:
- the LOC135202099 gene encoding uncharacterized protein LOC135202099, whose protein sequence is MPPPPPPHPPPSPPPLPSSSSSSIIRTGVSNLETIFSNPTRNPEYIPSMIPFAFPVPSFPRSYFSSSSSSSSSSHRPNGNEGRREGEEGGGGGHSIRRRNKSCNILESPGNWKRQGILHPSSLSLTLLLLLGCCARRKGRRRRRRSPSAFPATILRK, encoded by the coding sequence atgcctcctcctcctccacctcatcctcctccatctccacctcctcttccttcttcttcctcttcttccatcATTCGAACGGGAGTCTCGAACCTTGAGACTATCTTTTCCAATCCCACCCGAAATCCAGAATATATCCCCTCCATGATCCCGTTCGCCTTTCCTGTACCGTCTTTCCCGAGATCctacttctcttcctcctcctcctcctcctcctcctcacatcgTCCCAATGGAaatgagggaaggagggagggagaggaaggagggggtgggggacacAGTATAAGGCGACGTAACAAGAGTTGCAATATTCTGGAATCTCCAGGGAACTGGAAACGCCAGGGTATCCTGCATCCATCCAGTCTTTcactcaccctcctcctcctcctcggctgCTGTGCGAGgagaaaggggaggaggaggaggaggaggagtccctCGGCTTTCCCTGCCACCATCCTACGCAAGTGA